One Oryza glaberrima chromosome 11, OglaRS2, whole genome shotgun sequence genomic region harbors:
- the LOC127755386 gene encoding F-box/FBD/LRR-repeat protein At5g56420-like, whose translation MFPRAKMRKMSAASSGRVKIGDLPEDLLRRVVSLLSARQAVQTSALSRRWRHLWRSAPLLRIVPDEGFQTVRGLNEFVKHLLLLRDGAAPLDACVINFYCCEFDSYRYPSSDEPDVGLWLRHAVSRGAQLIRVEVYVEDEPVCLPDLPLVSNHLRVLDLRLVEIKDSLVDFSGCPSLEHLKFQGGFINARRISSPSVKHLIIDGSGFNRKFRTRISTPGLISLELEFWGSTPLLEGMPLLVTASVNLDHECRDRCANTEFWDCGDPECDDCDVMVSDGDGCVLLQGLSGATTLELTTESRVFMFRRDLMWCPIFSKLKTLLVNEWFMTSNMSGLACLLEHSPIVEKLTLQLSKEPRNFVEIEDSDKPCKQAFLFKNLNIVEIKCQEGDERVKKILKILSQNGIPLAKINVLQTKRRPRRKLSTVVHIILCLDI comes from the exons ATGTTTCCCCGGGCCAAGATGAGGAAAatgtcggcggcgagctcggggaGGGTAAAGATCGGGGACCTACCCGAGGATCTGCTCCGGCGCGTCGTCTCGCTGCTGTCGGCGCGTCAGGCCGTGCAGACGAGCGCGCTGtcccggcggtggcgccacctCTGGAGATCGGCGCCGCTCCTGCGGATCGTCCCGGACGAGGGGTTCCAGACGGTGCGCGGGCTGAACGAGTTCGTCAAgcacctgctcctcctccgcgacggcgcggcgccgctgGACGCCTGCGTGATCAACTTCTACTGCTGCGAGTTCGACTCCTACCGGTATCCGTCCTCCGACGAGCCGGACGTCGGCCTGTGGCTCCGGCACGCCGTGTCGCGCGGAGCTCAGCTGATCAGAGTAGAGGTCTACGTGGAGGACGAGCCGGTTTGTCTGCCCGACCTGCCTCTCGTCTCCAACCATCTGAGGGTGTTGGATCTTAGACTTGTGGAGATCAAAGACAGCTTGGTTGATTTCTCGGGTTGTCCATCATTGGAGCACCTAAAGTTTCAGGGTGGATTCATCAATGCTCGCAGGATCTCGTCTCCATCAGTGAAACATCTGATCATAGACGGTAGCGGCTTTAATCGCAAGTTCCGCACCCGTATTTCTACCCCAGGTCTTATTTCTCTGGAACTGGAGTTCTGGGGCAGTACTCCTTTGCTCGAAGGCATGCCATTGTTGGTTACTGCATCTGTCAATCTGGATCATGAGTGTAGGGATCGTTGTGCGAACACTGAATTTTGGGATTGCGGTGATCCTGAATGTGATGATTGTGATGTTATGGTCAGTGATGGTGACGGCTGTGTGCTTCTTCAAGGTTTATCAGGCGCTACGACTTTGGAGTTGACAACTGAGTCTAGGGTG TTTATGTTCAGAAGGGATCTGATGTGGTGCCCCATTTTTAGCAAGCTAAAGACCTTGTTAGTCAATGAGTGGTTCATGACTTCTAATATGTCAGGGCTAGCTTGCCTTCTTGAGCACTCGCCAATTGTAGAGAAGCTCACTCTTCAACTTTCTAAG GAACCTCGAAAttttgtggaaatcgaagaCAGTGACAAGCCATGCAAACAAGCATTTCTGTTTAAGAACCTCAATATAGTTGAAATCAAATGTCAAGAAGGTGATGAAAGGGTTAAGAAAATTTTAAAGATCCTGAGTCAAAATGGTATACCTCTGGCAAAGA